In the genome of Calothrix sp. PCC 6303, the window CAGCGGGGTTGACAAGGGATGCGATCGCATTAGCAGCTTCAAGGCACATTAGGGTTGTAATTGTCTTTGCCCGACAATCTAAAGCACCTCGGAAAATTCCCGGAAATGCTAGCACATTATTAATTTGGTTGGGGTAATCACTACGCCCTGTGGCAACTACTGCCACATCATTCATAATTAACTCTGGTTGAATTTCGGGAATTGGATTCGCCATCGCAAATACAATTGCATCCTTTGTCATTGAGCGTACCATTTCTGGAGTCAGGACACCAGGGGCGCTAACACCAATAAATACATCTGCCCCTTGAATTGCCCCAGCTAAAGATCCCTGTGCTTTGACTGCAAACTCCAGCTTTTCTTCAGTTAAATCTGTGCGCTGAGTCGAAAGCATCCCCTTAGAATCGCACATGATGATAGTTTCTGCCCCAGCTTTCCGCAATAATCGGGCTACAGCGACCCCAGCAGCCCCGGCACCATTGATAACGACTCTGATCTTGTTGATAGGCTTATTCACCAGCTTCAAGGCGTTGATTAGTGCCGCTAAAGTCACAATCGCCGTTCCATGTTGATCATCATGAAATACCGGAATATCTAATTCTTGACGTAACCTAGCTTCAATTTCAAAACAGCGAGGTGCGGCAATATCTTCTAAATTAACACCACCAAAAACAGGCTCTAAATTTTTGACAGTTCTGACAATTTCATCAGTATCTTGAGTTGCCAGACAAATGGGGAAAGCATCAATGTTGGCAAACTCCTTAAATAGCATTGCTTTACCCTCCATCACAGGTAAAGAAGCCTCAGCCCCCAAATTCCCCAAACCTAAAACAGCGCTACCATCAGTGACAATCGCCACAGTATTTTGTTTGATAGTAAGATTATGCACCTCTTCCGGATTTTCAGCGATCGCGCGACAAATCCGACCTACTCCAGGAGTATACGCCATCGCCAAATCGGAAACACTTTTGATTTCAATCCGACTGCAAACACTAATCTTGCCACCGCGATGTAAATTAAAAGTGCGATCATAGACATTAACCAACTTAATATCTGGTAAAGCCTTAATCGCTTCAACAATCGTCTCTGCATGTTCCGTACTCGAAGCATCCACAGTTAAATCACGAGTAGAAACAGCCCGACTTTGTTCAATTAAATCTATTTGCCCAATGTTACCACCATTGGATGCGATCGCTTGCGTCACCGAAGCCAGCATTCCCACACGATTGGGAACCTCTAGACGGAGAGTCAAACTAAAACTCGAATTGGGTGTGAGATTTACCATGCTGAGTATTGGAATTTAATATTCAATATTAATATTCACACATACCAAACAATCCAAGTATCTAAAAACCTCATTCCCCCCTCTCTACCAAAACCCCTCAACGCCAGAAAAAAAGTCCCTCAAAAACCCTCTGCGTTTCTCTGCGCTTACCTTTGCGAGACTTTGCGTTAAAAATATTATATTATCGTTGCAAAACAAAAGACGCGAGTTTATCCTCGCGTCTCCTAACCAATTACTTACTAGGTGTCTGGGTAGTACCCAACTGTTGATTTTGCTGAATCAACTGCTGTTGCTTTTTGCGAAACTCACTAGCAGCATCATCCAACTGTTGACTTTGTTCCTTCGCAAACTCTGGATTCAGACTGCCAAACCGAGCATTATGAATCAATTGGAACATATTAAAAGGACTCTGCTCAACACCCTGGGAAAAAGGATCGCTACTATTGGGAGAGTCAGAATTTTGCAAATTGATAGCTGAATCAGCAGATTGAGCCATAACTGCCGCAGGTGCGACAAAAGCCGCTAAACTAGCACCAGCAATGAGTGTGAGAATTTGGATTTTCATTGAGTTTATTCCCCAGTTGTCAAAATTACTAAACCTGTGATTACATTTTATGAAAGAGTTTGTCTAAGTCGAGGTTGGATAGCCACCAATGCCACCACCGCGAAACCGAACAACACTAACAAAGCTTTGCCAAAACTAACATCACCCCAAAAAGCCTGCATCACCACACTATCTAAACTCCAACTGCTGTGGTTATAAAGGTAGCGAATGGGTTCAATTGCATAACTTAGAGGATTCAGCGTAGCGACGATTTGTAGCCACTGAGGCATAAAAGATAATGGTGCTAAAGCTGTGCTGGCAAAGAACAAAGGCAGGTTAGTGACGAAAATTACCGCAATTAACTCAATATGTCCTGGTAAAGTAAAAGCCAAACCCAAACTGAGTGCTGTAATACCAAGAGCCAAGAGGAAAACAATTAACGCGATCGCGCTCAAGCCTCCGACATCTGGT includes:
- a CDS encoding malic enzyme-like NAD(P)-binding protein, which encodes MVNLTPNSSFSLTLRLEVPNRVGMLASVTQAIASNGGNIGQIDLIEQSRAVSTRDLTVDASSTEHAETIVEAIKALPDIKLVNVYDRTFNLHRGGKISVCSRIEIKSVSDLAMAYTPGVGRICRAIAENPEEVHNLTIKQNTVAIVTDGSAVLGLGNLGAEASLPVMEGKAMLFKEFANIDAFPICLATQDTDEIVRTVKNLEPVFGGVNLEDIAAPRCFEIEARLRQELDIPVFHDDQHGTAIVTLAALINALKLVNKPINKIRVVINGAGAAGVAVARLLRKAGAETIIMCDSKGMLSTQRTDLTEEKLEFAVKAQGSLAGAIQGADVFIGVSAPGVLTPEMVRSMTKDAIVFAMANPIPEIQPELIMNDVAVVATGRSDYPNQINNVLAFPGIFRGALDCRAKTITTLMCLEAANAIASLVNPADLNREHIIPSVFDKRVSQVVAAAVQRAAREEGIARR